gtaataataattataataataataataataataataataataataataataataataaaaacaacaataataaaattaaataataataattattattcaaaaaaaaaaaaaaagttgagtcgcccaaaattgggcgactgaaccatggtcgagtcgcccaaatctgggcgactggaccatggtggagtcgcccaattttgggcgactcaatttttttttttttttttctttttggataataataataataataataataataataataataataatattaatactaataataataatttatagattaatgtggtctattagctcagttggttaaagcgttgtactaataacgtgaaggtcacaggttcgagacctgaacaagtcattatttaataattattaattttttatttaaaagtcattatttaataattattaattttttattataaatatgataaaaaattagataaaaaattaataattataaaataatggcttgtgcaggtctcgaacctgtgaccttcacgttattagtacaacgctctaaccaactgagctaatagaccacattaatctataaattattattattagtattaatattattattattattattattttccaaaaaagaaaaaaaaaattgagtcgcgcaaaattgggcgactgaaccatggtcgagtcgcccagatctgggcgactcaattttttttttttttttgaataataattattattatttaattttattattgttgtttttattattattattattattattattataaataaaaaatttgaaatgagtggcaaaattgtaatttttaaaaaatcagcggcaaattcgtaatttcatttgaggGGGGtggcaaaaaaatgaaaagggtggcgaagtttagcaACACCCAAAAAAACTGTAATTCTATATTTGTAAACCAAAACAAATTGCTAATTCGAGTTTGGTTACTTAATTTTGAGTTTAGGTgaagtattatttatatattctttatttaaccaatttgttatattttaaatttgatgtcagagctttataaattaaatatttcataatagtaggatacaaaaatattgtataatactccctcctattcagcttaggtgtcccatttacttttgagatactgttcatttatcactcttaaattgcattttattattaatctataagttaaaacatagtcatgtgggatcttatttgattcgttttgatgtaaagattattaatatcaactttttataatttttaattatacataactcgatttattaagaattgaataagtgcattggatagagtgcataaagtaaatgggacacttaagatgaataggagggagtccTATTTAATAGTATAGAATGAAAGAAAATTGGATTATCTTTGTTATATCAAAGAAGATAACATACCAAATTTTTgtgatgaaaaataaaagtttgGTATGATAATCATTGTTTGGCTAAGCTTAGCTAATAAGATTCTCTTTAGTTAACAGAATAGCACGTGGGAGCACGTGCCAATATTATCATGAAATGAGAATTGAGATGTGAGCATAACTAACCCAGGTTGCCCAGCATTGTTGCCTACTGTTAGGCCATAAAGTTCTAAAAGTTTAGGTACACTACCTTAGTTATAATAAAGCATtatattttgttgttttgttccTAAAAATAATTCTTGATTCCCGATTCACAAATTTTGATCCACAATATGGTGATGGTCCTGACCCTCTttgcctttttcttttttttttttttttttttttttttggtattctCATTTCTCCTGTAATTTCCACCAATTATAGAAAACACTTCTCTAACCTTCCTTTACTCCTTTTGCTAGGAGTAGAATTCCTAAATATCAGCCAAATTGCTTAAATTATAAACATGGGAAGAATTTGTCGTTTTTGACAGAAATCACAAGAAGTTTTTGTTAATCATGTGTTTAAAAATATCCGATCTAAATTATCTGATCTGAAATATTCGATATTCGGTTTTTAAAAATCggatatttatttgatttttgaaaaccGGATAACTCAAATCGGGTTTTTAAACCGGATCCGGGTCCGCATATTGGCAAAACCAAGTATCcgattttcttctttttttttttaattttgaaaatatataaatattttttcctaattttttttgtttttgttgttaaatttactaatattaacagttctcaattataactaaattgtataactaatttattattaattaatttagacttttgaaaatccaatcatatttccaaaataatttgTATTCTACGTTTAAATAATAAgctttttttcttgaaattgtttaaaaaataagcttgattaaagaaagaaaacgaAGTGAGCTTAAATAGTTATAATTgtttaaaaaagacaaaaaaaaatgaaaatcggAAATCCGGTATCCAATTCGGATTAAACCGGATATCCGAATCCCGATCATTCGGTTCGAACCAGATAGTGATTTTCACTATCCGAAAAACTGAATTTCCAAATCCAAATCGATCCGGTATCCGATTTTAAACACCCCTATCATGCACTACATGCtcattaagtttttttttttctactcgTTCTTTCTAGCTTTTAAATAcaaaatacttattattatctttcaaattaagttatttttatcaCATTTGATACTTATTTTTTGGGTATCAGTGTTCTATTTCCTAGAGTTAATAAACTCCCTCCaactcaattttaaaaaataatcatctTAGATTTAATTCAATTAGAGAATtgataaacataaaaaatgaaATCAGACAATTAAATTGAGTTGGAGGGAGTAATACTTTGTGATAAATACTACCTCTATCTTAGTCATTTTGCATCAATTGTAGCTTCGGTCCATATtacttattttgcattattgatattttaatcATCTCACTCATTtcgtttcatttttatttttggataattacccactactttttaatctcattcataattttaatcctcatttaatttcatccacataatttattctctttacttattaatatctttttctttcttaaaaATCACAAGTTTTTTTTCTTTGCTCCTAATTAACCGGCATGAGAGTAGAAATTAGAGAACGTCTAGAAGGATATCAGATTCTCAGTCCGTCACAGCAACATTTATCATACATATACGGATGAAATGTAAGAGGAATCAAATGCTAAAGATACTCTTCCGGTAGATTAAGTTTAAGGGTAAGCTAAAGATACTacgcaaaataaataaataaaaaaaaaaaaattacaaatgctTGAATGAGAAATCAAATCAATTACATTAATTTCAATTACAAGAAGCTTACAAAGTTACAAGTGAAATAAGCCTTTGAGCAAAGCAACAATGTAAGAGTCATTGAGTTAAAAACAGCTAACAAAGTATATCATCTAAAACAATTCCTATAAGCAACCcatgtttatattttattttccctTTAAATTAGAGGACAAGAGTAAAACACCCTTCAAATCAACATAAGTGAGAAAATGGAGTGCCAAACCAAATTCCGTCAGCAATGCCCTTATTCCATCAACCATTTACAAAGCGCCCAACAAATCCCCGCTTCCTCAAACGAAGAAACATGGGATCACGGCAAATGAGCAATACATCTCTATTACATGGATTCAGCATCAGTATCACTACTACCTTTTTACATTATAATCATTCATTTTCGTCGTCAACGTAAACATAATGTcagaagttaaaaaaaaaaaaaaaaaattaaattatcaatggtacccttgaattttgacactttatcaatggtactctcaagttttttttattatcattggtATCCTCGCACTATTGAACAttttacaaccgtaacctttttaaactttttccgtccaaaattgTCCAAAAtcgttaactttttttctttttcttttatttttcaattcaaaatataaaagaaagttaacggTTTTAAACGATTTTGGACTAGAAAAAGTTTgaaaaggttacggttgtaaaacgATCAATAATACaaaggtaccattgataataaaaaaacttaggaGTACTAttgataaagtgccaaaaagcaggGGAACCActgattattttccaaaaaaatgaAATCTGGACATACCACATCGAAACCGAAATATATGTTTGTtctacatttatatttataaatccACATGAACCGCCATCGGAAGCCTCCTATGCACTTAAATGGCTTAAAGAAGAAGGCAGGGTTCGGATGGTTGTTTCAGTTGCTGCTTAGCTTGCTGCTGGGACCAGTAAGAATGGGCTGATAACACCCTGTCCAGCAGTTCCTGAGGAACAGGCTCTCCCCTCCTTTGTTGAGGGGATATTCTCGCAGTGTGCACCAGTGTTTTCCACTTATCCTAATTTTCCCAAAAAAGCAAGTACGAAAACATCATCACATGatgtgaatttatttttaaaaggaaaatgCGTTTCATTTCTTTCGGATCAAGTAACCGAATCAATTATGTTTATAGATCTTACTCGTTCATTACACGTAATTTAAAAGATAGAAAGGGTGGCAAATTTCaatattattagtttgttaaaagaGTAAAGGGCAAGAAGACTTGTGGACGAAACCAAAAAAAGATTCCTTGCGGTAGATTAAAGAATATGTATGTATTTTTATAAGTATAAAGATAGCACAATGATTTAATACACGCAACCCATTTGTTGTACCTACTGTTGACGAGGATGAGTTTTATACAACTATGAATCATGTGGGTCCAGATTGAAAGAATTATGTAACTTGTAATTTTTAATCTTTATGATAATAAAGAAGTGTAAAAGATATAACTTACCTTAAGATCCACATAAGTTCGATGCTTCACATTATCAAATGCTCGTAGTTTTACATCCCGCCACCtgaaaacaaatgaaaacaaatgaatttgaaagcaCATGAAGAAATAAGGGGTGCAGTGCTGAGCTGAGCATACCTCCCAGTGCCGAGCTTCTCAACTGCTTGGACTAAAGCCTCAACTTCAGATACAGAGAAAGGTCGTCGAATTCTACGTTGTGCCATCTCGGATCGCTTAGATTTTTGGTGTGCTGGGAGAATGGCCAATGCCTGTGGAGTACCATCGGGAAAAGGAACTAAAGCTCGGGAATCAACTGCGCCTTTTTCTACTGTAGTTTCAGCAGGTGAAGGAGCTGAATCATGATCACTCTCGATTAAATTACGTATATTACACATAAGATGATCATGCGAAGCACCCTGATGATTACCACTTGCGAGGAACCTGAATACACAAAGAACCAAAGTTTGTAAAACCTATAGCCGTAAGCCCAAAAGTTAAGAATCACATAGACAAAAATTACCTTGATACAGGCTGAGGCTCATCAGTTGAGACCTCCGAATGTGACGGGTTGGGCTCTAGGGTAAAGCCCAAGGATTTTACCTTGTCATCATGACAACAAATACCAGACTGTACAAGAGTTTTGTTATCATCTCTAATCTTTTTTCCTTGAAGGAGCACCCCGACACGCAATCCTCCTCCAAGTAAGGCAGTCACAGCATCCAATACTGTCCTCTGAAAACATGATTAAAACATGATAAGCAGACAAAACACCCCGTACACAGTTATTTAGAAATTCTAAGAATGACCCTAGTTCCAAACTATACACTCATTTACCTTAAGAGAACCAATCGTAGCAGTCTCTGGCATCTCAATAAAAAGTTCCGGTACTCTGAAAGACTTGATCCTCAGCTTCACTGAGTAAAATAAAAGACATCTTCATACAAGAAACTCTTGGTTCAACAAAAAACAGCAATATGAATCACTACATGGGCTGTCATACCGTGGGATTCCCTGGATGCAAAGGCTGTGCTCTGGCCCGCAATACATAAAGAAGAACCATCGACTACAAGAAGATGTACAGTTCGCATTAGTTTGACttattgataaattttaataCACATAGACCAGATGCCACACCTCCGTTCCTGATTGTGCTGAATGCAGAAACCGTCTGATCAATTTCCCTCCCAGAAGAATCATATACACCTTTACTGTCAGTATCCCCGTCAGAATTTGATAATGAGTTGTAGCGAAAAATCTTCCGCTTCTTGAAAAGATATAGCCTCTGAGACCTCTGCCGTTTATAACCAGTCTTCCTGCTGCGATAAATGCAGCGCGGTTCTGCAAAACTAAACATCGTCAACAAGTGCTCAACAGTAAGATGATTCTACTGAAAATAAACTAAAAGCACACAATAGCCTACCCGTTTCGGAATAATCACCATCCTTCACCTTAGAAGCTACTTTCCAATATTTGGACCCCAATAACCTCCTTATTTTCCGGTTACCTATACGAGCTGGAATCCTAGCAGATTTCGTAATGCTCGGTTGAATACACTCAGAAGAGTTTTCGTCATCATCTCTAGAAACTACTTTAACATTATTACCCCTACACGGGAAAAGTGAACCAGAGCTGTAGTGGTCCGCACCTAAAGACAGTTTAATACTACAATCAGAGCTGGCTGCTGCAGGAGCCTTCCCGAAGGAAAAAACAGCCCCATTTTCAAATGCTATTTCTCTCTTGCCATCATCTTGCTCCATAGCGTCATTCAGATTAGGATCACATAAATCAACATGACCAGGCCCACAGAGCGCGGGTTTCTGGAAGGGACTACAGAAATCACTCTTGTCATCAACGATATCCATCTTGACAAAATTCTCATCCTTCTCCAAGCAATGACACAAGGTGATCGCAGAATCTGGTGGCGAGGATGCGTAATTATTAACGTCTACAATTTCCTTCACATTGCAAACTTGATCTTGAACCGGCAATCCAAGCTCCAGGTTAAGGGATGCGGCTACAGCACTTTCCTTGTCACAACAATCAGTTTTCAGTGACGCATCGGCCTCAGCTTTCTCCTGCATAAAAACATCTTGAACATCGGCCAACTGAGTACTTTCACATTCAAGTATCTTTCCAGCTACCGTAGCAAGTAAATCAAAAGCACAGAGTTGCTTGTCCGCAGCTTTCGATTGACATAGGCCTCTCCTCTAAAATTTGAGTTAAATAGCATAATCTCAGTAAAAGGAGtgcaaaacaagaaaaaaaatatgatagcGTGAGCAAAATTACCCTAGAAGACCTCGCAGCTTTAGGAACGAAAGGTAGCAGATATCCACTGAATCCATAATCTAGCCTCTTCTGCAACATATCGTGGAGAACATACCCAAGAAGTCTTCAATTCAATGCTACTATCAGTATAAAGAGTATCATATTAAAATCTATCAAAAAGATTGCAAGTTCTCTTAAGTTCAGCACAAAGTTTGACAAAGGCACAACACATAATGATTTTCTCAAATCAATGAATCCACAAAGCAGTAAACAACATATTGGAACAATTTTTAAGATCACCAGCAAACTCTCAAAAGACACTGTCAAAAAAGATTCAAGCCATTCAATAAGGATGAAACACAGCAGGTAACACATACAAGAACAGCTTGAAGCAATCCAAAGGGTGCAATGTTTTCATAAAGAgattcaaaattaataattcaaaacTAGAAGTGCAAACTGTCAGGTTTGGTCTTGTCTATACTAAAATCAGACTAAACCAAAAATTCTGATCTAGAAGTTTTGTAGACCAGACTGATCGTTAAAATCACTAGACTGGACCGGACCAGACCGTTCCAGTTGTTCtacgattttttatttttatattttttctaaattaatatgtgtttaTCCAAATATTCCGTATCTACAATCACCAAATATaacaatttgtaattagttCCTTGTATCAACATCATTgaagtatatataatttttttaaaaaacctaTATCTCGAAATATTCAAGTAGCGACctgttttattaaaaaatg
The Amaranthus tricolor cultivar Red isolate AtriRed21 chromosome 11, ASM2621246v1, whole genome shotgun sequence DNA segment above includes these coding regions:
- the LOC130826948 gene encoding telomere repeat-binding protein 2-like isoform X1, which encodes MLQKRLDYGFSGYLLPFVPKAARSSRRRGLCQSKAADKQLCAFDLLATVAGKILECESTQLADVQDVFMQEKAEADASLKTDCCDKESAVAASLNLELGLPVQDQVCNVKEIVDVNNYASSPPDSAITLCHCLEKDENFVKMDIVDDKSDFCSPFQKPALCGPGHVDLCDPNLNDAMEQDDGKREIAFENGAVFSFGKAPAAASSDCSIKLSLGADHYSSGSLFPCRGNNVKVVSRDDDENSSECIQPSITKSARIPARIGNRKIRRLLGSKYWKVASKVKDGDYSETEPRCIYRSRKTGYKRQRSQRLYLFKKRKIFRYNSLSNSDGDTDSKGVYDSSGREIDQTVSAFSTIRNGVDGSSLCIAGQSTAFASRESHVKLRIKSFRVPELFIEMPETATIGSLKRTVLDAVTALLGGGLRVGVLLQGKKIRDDNKTLVQSGICCHDDKVKSLGFTLEPNPSHSEVSTDEPQPVSRFLASGNHQGASHDHLMCNIRNLIESDHDSAPSPAETTVEKGAVDSRALVPFPDGTPQALAILPAHQKSKRSEMAQRRIRRPFSVSEVEALVQAVEKLGTGRWRDVKLRAFDNVKHRTYVDLKDKWKTLVHTARISPQQRRGEPVPQELLDRVLSAHSYWSQQQAKQQLKQPSEPCLLL
- the LOC130826948 gene encoding telomere repeat-binding protein 2-like isoform X2; translated protein: MQEKAEADASLKTDCCDKESAVAASLNLELGLPVQDQVCNVKEIVDVNNYASSPPDSAITLCHCLEKDENFVKMDIVDDKSDFCSPFQKPALCGPGHVDLCDPNLNDAMEQDDGKREIAFENGAVFSFGKAPAAASSDCSIKLSLGADHYSSGSLFPCRGNNVKVVSRDDDENSSECIQPSITKSARIPARIGNRKIRRLLGSKYWKVASKVKDGDYSETEPRCIYRSRKTGYKRQRSQRLYLFKKRKIFRYNSLSNSDGDTDSKGVYDSSGREIDQTVSAFSTIRNGVDGSSLCIAGQSTAFASRESHVKLRIKSFRVPELFIEMPETATIGSLKRTVLDAVTALLGGGLRVGVLLQGKKIRDDNKTLVQSGICCHDDKVKSLGFTLEPNPSHSEVSTDEPQPVSRFLASGNHQGASHDHLMCNIRNLIESDHDSAPSPAETTVEKGAVDSRALVPFPDGTPQALAILPAHQKSKRSEMAQRRIRRPFSVSEVEALVQAVEKLGTGRWRDVKLRAFDNVKHRTYVDLKDKWKTLVHTARISPQQRRGEPVPQELLDRVLSAHSYWSQQQAKQQLKQPSEPCLLL